From a single Paenibacillus sp. FSL R5-0345 genomic region:
- a CDS encoding extracellular solute-binding protein, whose translation MSQHSKKKTAKKWTVGLLAAAMVFGIAGCGGKDGNNAATSETSSYNKEGLPIVNEPVTLKVLTVRWGSMGDTFTQNQWLKDLEKNTNVKIEWQVMSSNDWAEQKSILLASGTLPDIILGNQTFGDSDIVNNLSFFRPLDDYIEKNMPNLKAAMEETPELKKISTFPDGKIYSLPTRLPSRPKSSRQPVINKTWLDKLGLKVPETIDELYNVLKAFKEQDPNGNGKQDEIPFIEIGNDLISPFGIADLNNNNMIIKDGKAIYFPVSEEFKEGLKWENKLYAEGLLDKEVFTQDDTMRSAKFQNPDAPIVGFTYQWTPDAVFGKWSDQYVTIPPIAGPDGKRYTIGNPIGMSLNRNELLITTSSKYPEVAARWADQFYTNEASIQNFWGAIGTVIKKNDDSTYTLMDPPAGTSADAWYWDQSLRDFGPKYVSPSFEQKIVLNPESGDGLKLQLDKLGSEYVTEPFPNVMYTSDEFEELPTLTTDIDGYVNTMRAQFISKGGIDEGWDDYVKQLNKMGLEKLVKIRTDAYSRYMSVK comes from the coding sequence ATGAGTCAACACAGTAAGAAAAAGACGGCAAAGAAATGGACGGTGGGTCTGCTGGCAGCGGCTATGGTATTTGGTATTGCTGGCTGCGGGGGAAAAGACGGGAATAATGCTGCGACTAGTGAGACGAGCAGTTACAACAAAGAAGGGCTGCCAATTGTTAATGAGCCTGTAACACTAAAGGTACTGACCGTACGTTGGGGAAGCATGGGAGACACGTTTACGCAGAACCAATGGTTGAAGGATCTAGAAAAAAATACAAATGTCAAAATCGAATGGCAAGTGATGTCCTCTAATGACTGGGCCGAACAGAAGTCCATTCTGCTGGCTAGCGGTACACTCCCTGATATTATTCTAGGAAATCAAACCTTCGGTGATTCCGATATCGTTAATAATCTAAGTTTTTTCCGCCCTTTAGATGATTATATTGAGAAAAATATGCCAAATCTTAAAGCAGCAATGGAAGAAACGCCAGAGTTGAAAAAAATCAGCACATTTCCTGACGGAAAAATCTACTCACTGCCAACAAGACTTCCATCGCGTCCAAAAAGCTCACGTCAGCCTGTAATTAACAAGACCTGGCTGGACAAATTGGGCTTGAAGGTGCCTGAGACGATTGACGAGCTCTATAACGTGCTAAAAGCTTTCAAAGAACAAGATCCGAACGGAAATGGAAAACAAGATGAGATTCCATTTATTGAAATCGGTAATGACTTGATCAGTCCCTTCGGAATTGCCGACTTGAATAACAACAATATGATCATCAAGGACGGAAAAGCGATCTATTTCCCTGTTTCGGAGGAGTTCAAAGAAGGTCTTAAATGGGAAAATAAATTGTATGCGGAAGGATTGTTAGATAAAGAGGTATTCACTCAGGATGATACGATGAGATCGGCGAAGTTCCAAAATCCGGATGCTCCAATCGTAGGCTTTACGTATCAGTGGACCCCGGACGCTGTGTTTGGTAAATGGAGCGATCAATATGTGACAATTCCACCGATTGCCGGACCGGATGGTAAGCGTTATACAATCGGTAATCCAATTGGGATGAGTCTTAATCGTAATGAACTGCTGATTACTACTTCTAGTAAGTATCCAGAGGTTGCTGCACGTTGGGCAGATCAGTTCTACACGAACGAAGCGAGCATTCAGAACTTTTGGGGCGCGATTGGAACTGTAATTAAGAAGAATGATGACAGCACCTATACATTGATGGATCCACCGGCTGGAACCAGCGCAGATGCCTGGTATTGGGATCAGTCTCTACGTGATTTCGGACCGAAATATGTGAGCCCGTCCTTTGAACAGAAAATCGTTCTTAATCCTGAAAGTGGTGATGGACTGAAGCTGCAGCTGGATAAGCTGGGTAGTGAATATGTTACAGAGCCTTTCCCTAACGTTATGTACACCTCCGACGAGTTCGAGGAGCTGCCAACCTTGACCACGGATATCGACGGTTATGTGAATACAATGCGCGCTCAATTTATTAGCAAAGGTGGAATTGACGAAGGCTGGGATGATTATGTCAAACAGCTTAATAAAATGGGGCTTGAAAAATTAGTCAAGATTCGCACAGATGCTTACAGTCGTTATATGAGTGTGAAATAA
- a CDS encoding ABC transporter permease — translation MKSDPIHLSRKLGQIKQNWGLYLLLFPAIVLTLLFAYKPMYGVLIAFKDYSPALGIGGSPWAGFKYFEKFFNSYQFSATIKNTLIISVYSLITFPIPIILALMVNQMRPNRFRRFFQTVSYMPHFISTVVMVGLMMILFSPSTGLLGNIYSLFGKEAPDLMGSAGLFSSVYVWSDVWQHVGWDSIIFIAALSAVDPSLYEAATVDGASRMHKVRYIDIPMLMPTAITLLILRVGGLLGVGFEKVYLMQNDLNITSSEILSTYVYKIGLLSSQYSFSSAINLFNTVINFILLIMVNQISKKLSENSLW, via the coding sequence ATGAAATCTGATCCAATTCATTTGAGTCGGAAACTCGGACAAATCAAACAAAACTGGGGTCTTTATCTATTGCTTTTTCCAGCTATAGTTCTGACGTTATTATTCGCGTATAAACCCATGTATGGGGTACTCATTGCATTCAAGGATTATAGCCCAGCCTTGGGTATAGGCGGCAGCCCGTGGGCCGGATTCAAATACTTCGAGAAGTTCTTTAATTCCTATCAATTTTCTGCCACGATCAAAAATACGCTAATCATCAGTGTGTACAGTCTGATTACGTTTCCGATTCCGATTATACTTGCGCTGATGGTTAACCAGATGAGACCTAACCGTTTTAGACGGTTTTTCCAGACAGTATCCTATATGCCTCACTTTATCTCTACGGTAGTTATGGTGGGCTTAATGATGATTCTGTTCTCACCTAGCACCGGACTGCTGGGCAATATCTATAGTCTTTTTGGAAAAGAAGCTCCTGATCTAATGGGCTCTGCGGGATTATTCAGCAGTGTGTACGTCTGGTCGGATGTGTGGCAGCATGTCGGCTGGGACAGTATTATCTTTATCGCTGCGCTCTCTGCTGTTGATCCTAGCTTGTACGAGGCTGCAACCGTGGACGGCGCTAGTCGAATGCATAAAGTTCGTTATATCGATATTCCGATGCTGATGCCAACAGCGATAACTTTGCTTATCCTGAGGGTCGGGGGACTGCTTGGGGTTGGATTTGAAAAAGTGTATCTAATGCAAAATGACTTAAACATCACCTCAAGTGAAATTCTCTCTACTTATGTCTACAAAATTGGTCTGCTCAGCAGCCAGTATAGCTTTTCGTCAGCGATCAACCTGTTCAACACGGTCATTAATTTTATTTTATTAATCATGGTCAATCAGATTTCTAAAAAATTAAGTGAAAATAGCTTGTGGTAG
- a CDS encoding carbohydrate ABC transporter permease: MGVLETATKGNVGKIKKNRSSDTIMEIVMYVISAIFLIILIYPLYFIVIASFSDPSAVAGGQVWLFPKGFTFDGYKELLRHENIWIGYWNTILYTVVGTAIGLVVNISAAYALSRKDLVGRKYISLFFIFTMFFNGGLIPTFLTVRDFHLYDTFLVMVLPFAVGVFNIIVARTFFQTSIPGDLWEAAQIDGCGNLRYFAQIVLPLSKAIIAVLGLWIAVGYWNSYFNALIYLKNPNMYPLQLILRNILITNQMQSGMGTGEAAQIALRLANMMRYSVIIVATVPIMCVYPFVQKYFNQGVMIGAVKE; this comes from the coding sequence ATGGGCGTATTAGAGACAGCGACTAAAGGAAATGTAGGAAAAATAAAGAAGAATCGCTCTTCGGATACTATAATGGAAATTGTGATGTATGTAATCTCGGCAATTTTTCTAATCATCCTGATCTATCCGTTGTATTTTATCGTTATTGCTTCGTTCAGTGATCCTTCCGCAGTGGCAGGCGGGCAGGTTTGGTTATTTCCTAAAGGCTTCACCTTCGATGGTTATAAAGAGCTGCTGCGTCATGAAAATATTTGGATCGGCTACTGGAATACCATCCTGTACACGGTGGTTGGGACTGCAATCGGCTTAGTAGTAAATATCTCAGCAGCCTATGCTTTGTCGAGAAAGGACCTTGTGGGACGGAAATATATTTCGCTGTTTTTCATCTTTACCATGTTCTTTAACGGTGGGTTGATTCCTACTTTTTTAACGGTTCGTGATTTCCATCTCTATGATACTTTCTTGGTTATGGTACTGCCTTTTGCAGTTGGAGTCTTTAATATCATAGTGGCACGAACTTTTTTCCAGACTAGTATTCCGGGCGATTTATGGGAAGCAGCACAGATTGATGGTTGTGGCAATCTCCGTTATTTTGCACAGATAGTTCTACCGTTGTCGAAGGCTATTATTGCAGTGTTAGGTTTATGGATCGCTGTAGGTTATTGGAATTCATATTTTAATGCCTTGATTTATTTGAAAAATCCTAATATGTATCCGCTGCAGCTGATCCTGCGAAATATTCTGATTACCAATCAGATGCAGTCTGGTATGGGGACCGGTGAAGCCGCACAAATCGCGTTACGGCTCGCCAATATGATGCGGTATTCGGTGATTATCGTAGCAACTGTTCCAATTATGTGTGTATACCCATTTGTGCAAAAATACTTTAACCAAGGGGTAATGATCGGCGCAGTGAAGGAATAA
- a CDS encoding extracellular solute-binding protein has translation MKKQPKNSINRTITVILLVTTLLAGLTACKGDKGVNSVESDPGQFHKEGLPIVDKPMTLKVLTVRWGSMGDNFIQNQWLKDLEKNTNVKIEWQVMSANDWSERKSIMLASGTLPDIILGSETFGDSDIVNNLSLFRPLDDYIESYMPNLKAAMQEEPELKKISTFPDGKIYSLPARLPLRPKSSRQPVINKTWLDKLGLKVPDTIDDLYNVLKAFKERDPNGNGRLDEIPVIEVSNDLISPFGITDLNNNFMVVQDGNAVYYPVSEAYKEGLKWEHKLFIEGLLDKELFTQDETMRSAKFLNPDAPIVGFSYQWTPDAVFGKWSDQYVTIPPIAGPDGKRYTIGNPYGMNLERNELLISTSCKYPEIAARWADQFYTNEASIQNFWGAIDTVIKKNINGSYTLMDPPMGTSADAWYWDQSLRDFGPKYVSPVFEKSIFLNPKTGDGLKLQLDKLGSDYTTPPFPDVMYTAEEFQLLPTLTTDIDSYVNTMRAQFIITGEIDEGWADYVRQLRGMGLDKLVKIRTDAYSRYVNVE, from the coding sequence ATGAAAAAGCAACCCAAAAACAGTATCAATAGAACAATCACCGTCATTCTTCTAGTGACAACGTTGCTTGCTGGCCTTACAGCCTGTAAAGGGGATAAAGGGGTAAACTCTGTTGAATCTGATCCGGGTCAATTTCATAAAGAAGGTTTGCCAATCGTGGATAAGCCCATGACGCTGAAGGTTCTAACGGTTCGGTGGGGAAGCATGGGAGATAACTTTATCCAGAATCAATGGCTGAAGGATTTGGAAAAAAATACGAATGTCAAAATCGAATGGCAGGTGATGTCTGCTAATGATTGGAGTGAGCGTAAGTCCATTATGCTGGCAAGCGGTACACTTCCAGATATCATTTTAGGGAGTGAGACCTTCGGAGATTCGGATATCGTCAATAATTTAAGCTTATTCAGGCCGCTTGATGACTATATCGAAAGCTATATGCCTAACCTCAAAGCAGCCATGCAGGAAGAGCCTGAATTGAAAAAAATCAGTACTTTTCCTGACGGGAAAATCTACTCTTTGCCTGCAAGATTACCTTTACGTCCTAAAAGCTCGCGCCAACCCGTGATTAACAAAACCTGGCTGGATAAATTGGGATTGAAGGTTCCCGATACGATAGATGATCTATACAACGTGCTAAAAGCATTTAAAGAACGCGACCCTAATGGGAATGGAAGGCTGGATGAGATACCAGTTATCGAAGTAAGTAATGATCTCATCAGTCCCTTCGGAATCACGGATCTGAACAATAACTTTATGGTCGTCCAGGATGGAAATGCGGTATATTACCCTGTTTCAGAGGCGTACAAAGAAGGGCTCAAATGGGAGCATAAATTATTTATCGAAGGTTTGCTTGATAAAGAGTTATTCACGCAAGATGAAACGATGAGATCAGCCAAGTTTCTTAATCCGGATGCTCCTATCGTAGGGTTCTCATATCAGTGGACACCGGATGCCGTGTTTGGCAAATGGAGTGATCAATATGTCACGATTCCCCCGATTGCAGGTCCGGATGGTAAGCGCTACACCATAGGAAATCCGTATGGAATGAATCTGGAGCGTAACGAGCTGCTAATTTCCACTTCTTGCAAATACCCAGAGATTGCTGCCCGCTGGGCTGACCAGTTCTATACCAATGAAGCAAGTATTCAAAATTTCTGGGGAGCGATAGACACCGTTATTAAGAAAAATATTAACGGTTCTTATACATTGATGGACCCACCGATGGGTACCAGTGCTGATGCCTGGTATTGGGATCAATCACTCCGGGATTTCGGGCCGAAATATGTCAGTCCAGTGTTTGAAAAATCCATCTTTCTAAACCCAAAAACCGGAGATGGACTGAAGCTGCAGCTCGATAAGCTGGGTAGTGATTATACAACGCCCCCTTTCCCTGATGTAATGTATACCGCTGAAGAGTTTCAGCTCCTGCCGACTTTGACAACGGATATCGATAGTTACGTCAATACAATGCGTGCTCAGTTTATAATTACAGGTGAAATTGACGAGGGCTGGGCTGATTATGTAAGACAGCTGCGGGGAATGGGACTGGATAAGCTGGTTAAAATTCGTACCGATGCTTACAGTCGTTATGTGAATGTAGAATAG
- a CDS encoding glycoside hydrolase family 31 protein: MEHTMKEPNPLAISLKLQAEPCGRADAIIQGERYRFTVLTPELIRMEYSEEGCFEDRASQTVVNRNFPVPKFRVIDLGNKLELITDRLHLTYDKKPFSRHGLSIRIRNEAGHLMSVWNYGDPVQDLRGTARTLDNADGAIPLEHGLLSRSGFTLVDDSSSLILEEDGRVELRLQEALDFYFFGYGHDYLKCLKDFYHLCGSTPLLPRYALGNWWSRYYPYSEVEYKALVERFESEQIPFSVAVMDMDWHLVHIDPQYGSGWTGYTWNRDLFPDPQRFLSWLHERGLRVTLNVHPADGVRAFEDPYLAIAAELGLDPEKGDAVEFDITDPNFLRAYFKFLHHPLEDEGVDFWWIDWQQGGVTKVPGLDPLWMLNHYHYLDSGRRGNRKLTFSRYAGLGSHRYPVGFSGDTIVTWESLDFQPYFTANAANVGYGWWSHDIGGHMNGYLDDELAIRWVQFGVFSPILRLHSSASAFNSKEPWRFNKIAADVMKDYLRLRHSLLPYLYTMNRYASRDSLPLVRPMYYHHAQRNEAYEVPNEYYFGTEIIVCPITQPVNSKVGVAEFKAWLPKGIWIDFFNGRVYDGGRKLSLYRNLENIPVLAKAGAIVPLADLTEYTSLVDNPRSMEVRVFAGGSGHFHLWEDEGDTAEDRDEQWCDTEMIMEIGEKASFKILPAKGNTEAVPERRSWKLSFVGFADTKVQVLACGTVITAEMGYNEATHTLTIMISDLAVDQSLEVMFADARIAVNSVDEEVFNLLNRAQILFQMKEHIYRVIQESSTPTAALSALSSMDLEHSLYGALCEILTARL, from the coding sequence ATGGAACATACGATGAAAGAGCCAAATCCTTTGGCGATCTCATTAAAGCTGCAAGCTGAACCATGCGGTAGAGCTGACGCGATCATTCAGGGGGAGCGCTATCGATTCACTGTACTAACTCCGGAGCTTATCCGGATGGAATACAGTGAGGAGGGGTGTTTCGAAGATCGGGCGTCGCAGACCGTTGTGAATCGCAATTTTCCTGTTCCGAAATTTCGCGTAATTGATCTGGGAAATAAGCTTGAATTGATAACGGATCGTCTTCATTTAACCTATGATAAGAAGCCCTTCTCCCGGCATGGCCTCAGCATTCGAATAAGAAACGAAGCGGGTCACCTAATGAGTGTCTGGAATTACGGTGATCCAGTGCAAGACTTGAGAGGGACGGCACGTACATTGGATAATGCTGATGGTGCTATTCCACTTGAGCACGGACTGCTCTCGCGTTCCGGGTTTACGTTAGTGGATGACAGCAGCTCTCTTATCCTTGAAGAGGATGGACGGGTTGAACTGCGGTTGCAAGAAGCCCTCGACTTTTATTTTTTTGGTTATGGCCATGATTATTTGAAGTGCTTAAAGGATTTCTATCATCTTTGCGGTAGTACCCCTCTATTACCACGTTATGCTCTTGGCAACTGGTGGAGCCGATATTATCCATATTCAGAAGTAGAATATAAAGCTCTAGTGGAACGGTTTGAAAGTGAGCAAATCCCTTTTTCCGTCGCAGTTATGGATATGGATTGGCATCTTGTCCATATTGATCCACAGTACGGCAGCGGATGGACGGGCTATACATGGAACAGAGATCTGTTCCCAGACCCGCAGAGGTTTTTATCATGGCTACATGAAAGAGGACTTCGTGTGACGCTCAACGTGCATCCTGCTGATGGCGTAAGGGCGTTTGAAGATCCTTATCTAGCTATTGCTGCGGAGTTGGGCTTGGACCCGGAAAAAGGTGATGCTGTGGAATTTGATATCACGGATCCGAATTTTTTACGGGCATACTTTAAGTTTCTGCATCATCCGCTTGAGGATGAAGGTGTGGATTTCTGGTGGATTGATTGGCAGCAGGGGGGAGTGACTAAAGTACCGGGACTAGATCCGCTCTGGATGCTGAACCATTATCACTATCTAGACAGCGGTCGGCGAGGGAACAGGAAGCTTACTTTCTCCCGTTATGCAGGTCTTGGCAGCCATCGTTATCCTGTAGGATTCTCTGGCGATACCATTGTCACTTGGGAATCTCTGGATTTCCAGCCTTACTTCACAGCTAACGCCGCAAACGTCGGTTATGGTTGGTGGAGCCATGATATCGGGGGCCACATGAATGGCTACTTAGACGATGAATTGGCGATACGCTGGGTGCAATTCGGTGTGTTTTCGCCTATTCTGCGGTTACATAGCTCCGCAAGTGCCTTCAACAGTAAAGAGCCATGGCGGTTCAATAAGATTGCCGCGGACGTAATGAAGGATTACCTGCGCTTGCGGCACAGTTTACTACCCTATTTGTACACAATGAATCGTTATGCCAGCCGCGATAGTCTTCCGCTAGTCCGGCCCATGTATTATCATCATGCGCAGCGGAATGAAGCCTATGAAGTGCCAAATGAATATTACTTTGGTACTGAAATCATTGTGTGTCCGATTACTCAGCCGGTCAACTCCAAGGTAGGCGTTGCCGAATTTAAGGCTTGGCTACCAAAAGGAATCTGGATAGATTTCTTTAACGGAAGAGTGTATGACGGTGGAAGAAAACTTTCACTCTATCGTAATCTGGAGAATATTCCTGTATTAGCAAAAGCGGGTGCTATCGTTCCTCTGGCGGATCTGACGGAATATACCTCATTAGTGGATAATCCGAGATCTATGGAGGTACGTGTGTTTGCTGGAGGCAGTGGTCATTTTCATCTCTGGGAGGATGAGGGCGATACTGCAGAGGATCGGGATGAGCAATGGTGCGACACGGAAATGATTATGGAGATAGGCGAAAAAGCCAGCTTCAAGATACTCCCTGCTAAGGGAAACACAGAGGCTGTGCCTGAACGACGGTCATGGAAGCTATCCTTTGTCGGCTTTGCGGATACCAAGGTCCAAGTACTCGCTTGCGGCACAGTAATCACAGCAGAAATGGGATACAACGAAGCTACGCATACACTAACGATCATGATCTCGGATCTAGCGGTCGACCAATCACTGGAGGTAATGTTCGCAGATGCTAGGATAGCTGTGAATTCAGTTGATGAAGAGGTGTTCAACCTACTGAATCGTGCGCAAATTCTTTTTCAAATGAAAGAACATATTTACCGCGTAATCCAAGAATCATCAACACCGACGGCAGCATTAAGCGCTCTTAGCTCAATGGATCTTGAACATTCGTTGTATGGAGCGTTATGCGAAATACTGACGGCCAGGTTATAA
- a CDS encoding glycoside hydrolase family 30 protein gives MSKIVRVIQTAKETTDRLTEKDPLIFLPDTSGVESELINIYDDLEYQEIEGFGGALTEASAVTIAKLSEAKQNEIIKAYFDPEHGIGYTLCRSHIQSCDFSLGNYAYVEEGDAELRSFDISRDQDSIIPLIKNAAAAVGEDFRLFSSPWSPPAFMKTNGQMNGGGALKPEYREAWANMFVKYIQAYAAEGIDIWAVSVQNEAKAVQIWDSCLYTAEEEKDFVRDYLGPALEQAGLAHVKVMIWDHNKERVYYRAKVAFEDQEASKYIWGICFHWYSGDHFEALSAVHDRFPDKKLFFSEGCQEGGVHLGSWNTGERYGHDIIGNLNNWMSSWTDWNIVLDEQGGPNHVGNYCDAPIIGDTKNDEITFESSFYYIGHFSKYIRPGAKRIGHSKYTDKLETTAFRNPDGTIAVIVMNRTEQELPFTLRFHDSLAENIIPAHAIQTLLIK, from the coding sequence ATGAGTAAAATCGTTCGCGTCATTCAAACAGCAAAAGAAACTACCGACCGTTTAACAGAAAAAGACCCTCTGATCTTCCTGCCGGATACGTCGGGTGTCGAATCAGAGCTCATCAATATCTATGATGATCTGGAGTATCAGGAAATTGAAGGTTTTGGCGGTGCACTGACAGAGGCATCTGCTGTTACCATTGCTAAACTAAGTGAAGCCAAACAGAATGAAATCATCAAAGCTTATTTTGATCCTGAGCATGGCATTGGATATACTTTATGCCGCTCGCATATCCAAAGCTGCGACTTCTCACTGGGCAACTATGCTTATGTAGAAGAAGGCGATGCTGAGCTGCGTTCGTTCGATATTTCCAGAGATCAAGACTCAATTATCCCTCTAATTAAAAATGCTGCAGCAGCTGTCGGTGAAGATTTCCGTTTGTTCTCTTCTCCTTGGAGTCCTCCAGCATTCATGAAGACAAACGGGCAAATGAACGGAGGCGGAGCTCTTAAGCCTGAATACCGTGAGGCTTGGGCCAACATGTTCGTTAAATATATTCAGGCTTATGCTGCTGAAGGCATTGATATTTGGGCCGTTAGTGTTCAGAACGAAGCAAAAGCTGTTCAAATATGGGACTCCTGCCTTTATACCGCCGAAGAAGAAAAGGATTTTGTTCGGGATTACTTAGGACCAGCCTTGGAACAAGCCGGCTTGGCTCATGTAAAGGTTATGATCTGGGATCATAACAAGGAACGCGTCTATTATCGTGCCAAGGTTGCTTTTGAAGATCAAGAGGCTTCCAAGTACATTTGGGGAATTTGCTTCCACTGGTACTCCGGCGATCACTTCGAAGCCCTATCAGCCGTACATGATCGTTTTCCAGATAAAAAGCTGTTCTTCAGCGAGGGCTGCCAAGAAGGTGGCGTTCATCTCGGCTCGTGGAACACCGGTGAACGTTACGGTCATGATATCATTGGCAATCTGAACAACTGGATGTCGAGCTGGACCGACTGGAATATTGTTTTGGACGAGCAAGGCGGACCTAACCATGTAGGTAACTACTGCGATGCTCCAATTATCGGGGATACAAAAAACGATGAAATTACTTTTGAGAGCTCCTTCTATTACATCGGGCATTTCAGTAAATATATTCGTCCAGGTGCTAAACGCATTGGACATTCCAAATATACTGATAAGCTTGAAACTACAGCTTTCCGTAATCCTGATGGTACTATTGCTGTTATCGTTATGAACCGCACGGAACAAGAGCTTCCGTTCACGCTTCGCTTCCATGACAGCTTAGCTGAGAACATAATTCCGGCTCATGCCATTCAGACACTGCTAATAAAGTAA
- a CDS encoding helix-turn-helix domain-containing protein, giving the protein METNSVQISLCGFIRHIQPFRQLYRSGLDTYIIRLQAEGECEVLIDGDMVTVVPGDLLLFKPQDIYDLRIGEKKSPLGHSVDYFVMCTGEWVDHWWNLRERPKKVRIADDGKLQSIWQQLDLEHRRLDGGSPEILEALFKALCLLLDRAIEEAPASSSASLLHGLKMKSYVEEHATSEIRLKDVAAHAGISVTRAVHLFKIQFGYSIMQYAGQIRLAMALRLMDNTNYTLERIAEETGFGSYTYFHRVFRDRYGVSPGIYRKRE; this is encoded by the coding sequence ATGGAAACTAATAGTGTCCAAATAAGTCTTTGTGGATTTATCCGCCATATTCAGCCTTTTAGGCAATTATATCGCAGTGGGCTTGATACCTATATCATCAGGCTGCAAGCAGAAGGGGAATGTGAGGTTCTCATCGATGGAGACATGGTAACCGTGGTGCCTGGTGATCTGTTATTATTTAAGCCCCAGGATATATATGATCTGAGAATCGGTGAAAAGAAAAGCCCTCTGGGACATAGTGTGGACTATTTTGTAATGTGTACAGGAGAATGGGTGGATCACTGGTGGAACCTGCGCGAAAGACCGAAGAAAGTTAGAATTGCGGATGATGGCAAGCTGCAAAGTATATGGCAACAGCTTGATCTGGAGCATAGAAGACTTGATGGAGGCAGTCCAGAAATACTTGAAGCGTTATTTAAGGCTTTATGTTTACTGCTGGATCGGGCGATTGAAGAGGCGCCTGCTTCATCATCGGCCTCGCTTCTACACGGACTCAAAATGAAGAGTTATGTGGAGGAGCATGCTACATCAGAGATCAGGCTAAAGGACGTAGCTGCTCATGCCGGAATTAGTGTAACGAGGGCCGTGCATTTATTCAAAATTCAATTTGGCTATTCTATTATGCAATATGCAGGGCAAATTCGGCTTGCTATGGCACTGCGGTTAATGGACAACACTAATTACACTTTAGAGCGAATCGCAGAGGAGACCGGGTTCGGAAGCTACACCTATTTCCACAGGGTATTTCGGGATCGTTATGGGGTGTCGCCGGGCATCTATCGAAAGAGAGAGTAG
- a CDS encoding glycosyltransferase family 4 protein — protein sequence MRLTFPILTLSHGGAQRMLVELTNGLTAMGHQVTILMPVDGVVSYDIRSTIIRSAYMDLQEQDYPSGDVIVSNFHTTVPTSQAASNQGKGIHVRLSLCYEPPFLPDSSLSFPSYHVTEYLIVLSHWQQELIRLNHGITGNIVPVGISSSFKNMKIRHSLQEPLNITAILRKTEPGFSWHREQDYLIEQLDDVKEQYPYVNINFISPPDEFNSSEALQKLKATGKYRFFTPANDEELCYHYNGADIFVSSSIFDTGSLPGLEAMRCGAALVCVYSGGNMEYANHEKNCLLSYRYENRLGEDVIRLIRDPNLRTKLAAQGERSSHKWTWANSVRLFEQAIRDFL from the coding sequence ATGAGACTCACATTCCCTATTCTGACCTTATCTCACGGCGGAGCACAACGCATGCTGGTAGAGCTCACCAATGGACTGACAGCTATGGGGCATCAAGTCACTATCCTCATGCCTGTGGATGGCGTTGTTTCCTATGATATCCGTTCCACCATAATCCGCTCCGCATATATGGATCTTCAGGAACAAGACTATCCCTCAGGTGATGTGATTGTTTCTAATTTTCATACAACAGTTCCTACTTCGCAAGCAGCGAGCAACCAAGGAAAAGGAATTCATGTAAGATTATCATTATGTTACGAACCCCCATTCTTACCGGATAGTTCGCTATCGTTTCCTTCATATCATGTCACAGAGTATCTGATTGTTTTATCGCATTGGCAGCAGGAGTTGATTCGTTTAAATCATGGGATCACAGGAAACATTGTACCCGTTGGTATCAGCTCCTCTTTTAAGAATATGAAAATCCGTCACAGTCTTCAGGAGCCTTTAAATATAACAGCAATATTAAGAAAAACAGAACCAGGCTTCTCTTGGCACCGGGAGCAAGATTATCTTATAGAGCAGCTCGATGATGTAAAAGAACAATACCCCTATGTGAATATTAACTTTATTAGTCCACCCGACGAGTTCAACAGCTCAGAAGCTTTACAAAAGTTAAAAGCCACCGGAAAATATCGATTCTTCACCCCAGCGAATGATGAGGAACTCTGTTACCATTACAACGGTGCAGATATCTTTGTTAGTTCTAGTATTTTTGATACAGGTTCTTTGCCGGGGCTTGAAGCCATGCGGTGTGGCGCAGCACTCGTCTGTGTTTATTCAGGTGGAAATATGGAATACGCAAATCACGAGAAGAACTGTCTGCTCTCCTATCGGTATGAGAATCGGCTTGGTGAAGATGTCATCCGCTTAATCCGAGACCCAAACTTAAGAACTAAATTAGCTGCACAGGGCGAAAGATCCTCACATAAATGGACTTGGGCAAATAGTGTGCGATTATTTGAACAAGCGATTAGAGATTTCTTGTAA